In Saccharothrix violaceirubra, the following are encoded in one genomic region:
- a CDS encoding NAD(P)H-dependent glycerol-3-phosphate dehydrogenase: MGAGSWGTAFAKVLADAGTDTVLWARRSEVADAISARRVNPDYLPDVVLPANLVATTDAEKALAGARAVVLGVPSQTLRANLAGWRDLLPPDATLVSLAKGVELGTLKRMSEVIREVADVPEDRVAVVTGPNLAKEIAAEQPTATVIACADHDRAVELQRACSNAYFRPYTNVDVVGCELGGACKNVIALACGMAAGLGFGDNTMASIITRGLAETARLGAALGADPLTFAGLAGLGDLVATCASPLSRNRTFGERLGRGETLAQAQEAAHGQVAEGVKSCRSIGELAARNGVDMPITDGVRQVCHEGLDPRVLTAALLGRERKSERQ, translated from the coding sequence ATGGGTGCCGGTTCGTGGGGCACCGCGTTCGCCAAGGTGCTCGCCGACGCGGGCACGGACACCGTCCTGTGGGCCCGCCGGTCCGAAGTGGCCGACGCGATCTCGGCACGTCGCGTCAACCCCGACTACCTGCCCGACGTGGTGCTGCCCGCCAACCTCGTCGCCACCACCGACGCGGAGAAGGCCCTGGCCGGCGCGCGGGCCGTGGTGCTGGGCGTGCCCAGCCAGACGTTGCGCGCGAACCTCGCCGGGTGGCGGGACCTGCTGCCGCCCGACGCCACGCTGGTCAGCCTCGCCAAGGGCGTCGAACTGGGCACGCTCAAGCGGATGAGCGAGGTGATCCGCGAGGTCGCCGACGTGCCCGAGGACCGCGTCGCGGTCGTCACCGGCCCGAACCTGGCCAAGGAGATCGCCGCCGAACAGCCCACCGCGACGGTCATCGCGTGCGCCGACCACGACCGCGCCGTCGAACTCCAGCGCGCGTGCTCCAACGCGTACTTCCGGCCGTACACCAATGTGGACGTGGTCGGCTGCGAACTGGGCGGCGCGTGCAAGAACGTCATCGCGCTCGCGTGCGGCATGGCGGCCGGCCTCGGGTTCGGCGACAACACGATGGCGTCGATCATCACGCGCGGCCTCGCCGAGACCGCACGCCTGGGCGCGGCGCTGGGCGCGGACCCGTTGACGTTCGCCGGGCTCGCCGGACTGGGCGACCTGGTGGCCACCTGCGCGTCGCCGTTGTCCCGCAACCGGACCTTCGGTGAACGCCTCGGGCGTGGCGAGACCCTGGCGCAGGCGCAGGAGGCCGCGCACGGGCAGGTCGCCGAGGGCGTGAAGTCGTGCCGCTCGATCGGGGAGCTGGCCGCGCGCAACGGTGTCGACATGCCGATCACCGACGGCGTGCGCCAGGTGTGCCACGAAGGGCTGGACCCGCGCGTGCTCACGGCCGCCCTCCTGGGGCGGGAGCGCAAGTCCGAACGGCAGTAG
- a CDS encoding cystathionine gamma-lyase — MAEAWGDGTRVVHSVPAAAGQPFLPGPVFAAPYHLGGDDTYGRAHNPTWRALEDALGGLEGGETVLFPSGMAAITTFLRVVLSPGDTVVLPSDGYFLVRTFVAELPVSVVEVPTAGPYPSFDGVRLVLLETPANPGLDVCDITAVCEAAHAAGALVAVDNTTATPLGQQPLRLGADVVLCSDTKAVAGHSDVLLGHVSTSDTDLAARVRAARTLNGAVPGPFEAWLAHRGLGTLDLRLSRQAANAAALYDVLKTHPAVSGLRWPGAVEDPAHAVAVRQMRRFGGVLTFELADADAVARFLGRSRLIAASTSFGGLHTSVDRRAQWGDPVPEGLVRLSAGCEDTADLVRDVLGAL; from the coding sequence ATGGCTGAAGCGTGGGGTGACGGGACGCGGGTCGTGCACTCGGTGCCGGCCGCGGCGGGGCAGCCGTTCCTGCCCGGACCGGTGTTCGCCGCGCCGTACCACCTGGGCGGCGACGACACGTACGGCCGGGCGCACAACCCGACGTGGCGTGCGCTGGAGGACGCGCTCGGCGGGCTCGAAGGCGGCGAGACCGTGCTGTTCCCGTCGGGGATGGCCGCGATCACGACGTTCCTGCGCGTGGTGCTGTCGCCCGGTGACACGGTGGTCCTGCCGTCCGACGGGTACTTCCTGGTGCGGACGTTCGTGGCGGAACTGCCGGTGTCCGTGGTGGAGGTGCCGACCGCCGGGCCGTACCCGTCGTTCGACGGCGTGCGGCTCGTGCTGCTGGAGACGCCCGCCAACCCCGGGCTCGACGTGTGCGACATCACGGCGGTGTGCGAGGCCGCGCACGCGGCGGGCGCGCTCGTGGCCGTGGACAACACGACCGCCACGCCGCTGGGGCAGCAGCCGCTGCGGCTGGGCGCGGACGTGGTGCTGTGCAGCGACACGAAGGCGGTCGCCGGGCACAGCGACGTGCTGCTCGGCCACGTGTCCACTTCGGACACCGACCTGGCCGCGCGGGTGCGTGCCGCGCGGACGCTCAACGGCGCCGTCCCCGGACCGTTCGAGGCGTGGTTGGCGCATCGCGGGCTGGGGACGTTGGACCTGAGGCTGTCGCGCCAGGCCGCGAACGCCGCCGCGCTCTACGACGTGTTGAAGACGCACCCGGCCGTGTCGGGGCTGCGGTGGCCGGGCGCGGTGGAGGACCCGGCGCACGCGGTGGCCGTGCGGCAGATGCGGCGGTTCGGGGGCGTGCTGACGTTCGAACTCGCCGACGCCGACGCCGTGGCCCGGTTCCTGGGACGGTCGCGGCTGATCGCGGCGAGCACGAGTTTCGGCGGCCTGCACACAAGCGTGGACCGGCGCGCGCAGTGGGGCGATCCGGTGCCCGAAGGGCTGGTCCGACTGTCCGCCGGGTGTGAGGACACCGCCGACCTGGTCAGGGACGTGCTGGGGGCGTTGTAG
- a CDS encoding cysteine dioxygenase, with amino-acid sequence MFAVPENTIALPQTRAALHPVRIALDVAARRERWAHLLRYDPETRFSALVERTDDHEVWLLSWLPGQHTDLHDHGPANGAFTVVNGALTEVVASGRHQVLHHLTAGQSRVFGPSYVHQVRNEGPDPAVTIHVYRDGTRTLRPYHFDPLTGPTPS; translated from the coding sequence ATGTTCGCCGTTCCGGAGAACACGATCGCCCTGCCCCAGACGCGTGCCGCCCTGCACCCCGTGCGGATCGCGCTCGACGTGGCGGCACGGCGTGAGCGCTGGGCACACCTGCTCCGCTACGACCCCGAGACCCGCTTCTCCGCGCTGGTCGAGCGGACCGACGACCACGAGGTCTGGCTGCTGAGCTGGCTGCCGGGCCAGCACACCGACCTGCACGACCACGGACCGGCCAACGGTGCGTTCACCGTCGTGAACGGCGCCCTGACGGAGGTGGTCGCGTCGGGTCGGCACCAGGTGCTGCACCACCTGACCGCCGGCCAGTCCCGGGTGTTCGGCCCGTCGTACGTCCACCAGGTCCGCAACGAGGGTCCCGATCCCGCCGTGACGATCCACGTCTACCGCGACGGCACCCGCACCCTGCGCCCGTACCACTTCGACCCGCTCACCGGCCCCACCCCGTCCTAA
- a CDS encoding pyridoxamine 5'-phosphate oxidase family protein, which translates to MTLSPTPRSTVARGKKRAVTSRAALYDVLDAGLVCHLAVVVDGAPVVLPTGYGRDGDTLYLHGSTGARTMREASSGMPVCVSVTLVDGVVYARSAFSHSMNYRSAVVHGVAERITDPARAEHGLRVLTDHLAPGSWDYSRRPTPKELAATAVLALDLTEASVKIRTGPPGDEPADVAENSRWAGVLPLHRSWGTPESDPTLVGPWEIPPHVTHRT; encoded by the coding sequence ATGACGCTCTCACCGACGCCGCGCAGCACGGTAGCCCGGGGCAAGAAGCGGGCCGTGACCTCCCGTGCCGCGCTGTACGACGTGCTCGACGCCGGACTCGTGTGCCACCTGGCCGTGGTGGTCGACGGCGCGCCCGTCGTGCTGCCGACCGGCTACGGGCGTGACGGGGACACGCTGTACCTGCACGGGTCGACGGGCGCGCGGACGATGCGCGAAGCGTCCTCGGGCATGCCGGTGTGCGTGTCCGTGACGTTGGTCGACGGCGTGGTCTACGCGCGTTCGGCGTTCTCGCACTCGATGAACTACCGGTCGGCGGTCGTGCACGGGGTCGCGGAACGGATCACCGACCCGGCGCGGGCCGAGCACGGGTTGCGCGTGCTGACCGACCACCTCGCACCGGGCTCGTGGGACTACTCGCGGCGGCCCACGCCGAAGGAGCTGGCCGCGACCGCCGTCCTGGCCCTGGACCTGACCGAGGCGTCGGTCAAGATCCGCACCGGCCCGCCCGGCGACGAACCGGCGGACGTCGCGGAGAACTCGCGGTGGGCCGGTGTCCTGCCCCTGCACCGCTCGTGGGGCACGCCCGAATCCGACCCCACCCTGGTCGGCCCGTGGGAGATCCCGCCCCACGTCACCCACCGCACCTGA
- the pdxR gene encoding MocR-like pyridoxine biosynthesis transcription factor PdxR: MPSEATLPVTVDRNSSEPLAVQLADAVRAAATDGRLRSGDRLPSTRALAGQLGVSRTVTAAAYEQLHAEGWIAGRHGSGTYVTTTPPDALRAPARHATAEHPDTQVDLAPGAPWAEGLDRAAWRRAWRAAADTLPLFRPRRGGLPEYREVVAEHLLRHRGLAVRGGLSAELVLATGGTTAALVELAAAVLRPGDVIAVEEPGYQRAVWALRSAGVRVVQAPVDEEGMLVDGVPAGVRGVYCSPAHQYPMGGRMSAARRVALVERARREGWLVVEDDYDGELRYDVAPLPLLVALAPDVVVHLGTTSKILTPTLGAGWMVAPERVAAEVLAHRDRTGTSPSAAGQRVLVELARSGDLGRHLRRLRREMSERRALVSDALAEAGVAVLGDDAGAHVVVPLSSAAAERDVLATADRHGLRLDGLARHHVGRPRVHGVLIGYGACSREQLVTALPVVVRLLRDVKPSG, translated from the coding sequence TTGCCCAGCGAGGCCACCCTGCCGGTCACCGTCGACCGGAACTCGTCCGAACCGCTCGCGGTCCAGCTCGCGGACGCCGTGCGCGCCGCCGCCACCGACGGACGCCTGCGCAGCGGCGACCGCCTCCCGTCCACCCGCGCGCTGGCCGGCCAGCTCGGCGTCAGCCGCACCGTCACGGCCGCCGCCTACGAGCAGCTCCACGCCGAAGGCTGGATCGCCGGCCGCCACGGCTCCGGAACCTACGTCACGACCACCCCGCCCGACGCCCTGCGCGCCCCTGCCCGGCACGCCACCGCCGAACACCCCGACACCCAGGTCGACCTCGCGCCCGGCGCGCCCTGGGCCGAGGGCCTCGACCGGGCCGCGTGGCGCCGCGCGTGGCGTGCCGCCGCCGACACCCTGCCCCTGTTCCGCCCCCGGCGCGGCGGTCTGCCCGAGTACCGCGAGGTCGTCGCCGAGCACCTCCTGCGGCACCGCGGCCTGGCCGTGCGCGGCGGGCTGAGCGCCGAACTCGTCCTGGCCACGGGCGGCACGACGGCCGCGCTCGTCGAACTGGCCGCCGCCGTGCTGCGCCCCGGCGACGTGATCGCGGTCGAGGAACCCGGCTACCAGCGCGCGGTGTGGGCGCTGCGGTCCGCGGGCGTGCGCGTGGTCCAGGCACCGGTCGACGAGGAGGGCATGCTCGTCGACGGCGTGCCGGCGGGCGTGCGCGGCGTCTACTGCTCGCCCGCGCACCAGTACCCGATGGGCGGCCGGATGTCCGCCGCGCGCCGCGTCGCCCTCGTGGAACGCGCCCGCCGCGAGGGCTGGCTCGTCGTCGAGGACGACTACGACGGCGAACTGCGCTACGACGTCGCCCCGCTGCCCCTGCTCGTCGCCCTGGCCCCGGACGTCGTCGTGCACCTGGGCACCACGTCCAAGATCCTCACGCCGACGCTCGGCGCGGGCTGGATGGTCGCGCCCGAACGCGTCGCCGCCGAGGTCCTGGCCCACCGCGACCGCACGGGCACGAGCCCGTCGGCCGCCGGCCAGCGCGTGCTCGTCGAACTGGCCCGCTCCGGCGACCTGGGCCGCCACCTGCGCCGGCTGCGCCGCGAGATGTCCGAACGCCGTGCACTCGTTTCCGACGCGCTCGCCGAGGCGGGGGTCGCCGTGCTGGGTGACGACGCCGGCGCGCACGTGGTCGTGCCGCTGTCCTCGGCGGCTGCCGAGCGTGACGTCCTGGCCACCGCGGACCGGCACGGTCTGCGCCTGGACGGCCTGGCCAGGCACCACGTCGGCCGCCCGCGCGTGCACGGCGTCCTGATCGGCTACGGCGCGTGCTCCCGTGAGCAACTGGTCACCGCGCTACCCGTGGTGGTCCGACTCCTCCGGGACGTTAAGCCATCCGGGTAG
- a CDS encoding D-alanine--D-alanine ligase family protein — protein MTERKTKVAVVFGGRSTEHTVSCLSAGSVLPHLDRTRFEVVPVGISPEGMWVIGADDTKALEQRDRELPSVKSLVPASGGALTPVQPGVALADVDVVFPLLHGAWGEDGTIQGLLELADLPYVGPGVLASAVSMDKEFTKRLLRGAGLEVGRFVVLRRDQETLTSEQRDELGLPVFVKPARAGSSVGISKVVDWAHLDSAIALARKTDPKVIIEAATVGREVECGVLEFPDGRVEASLPAELRIVGGTVDWYDFDAKYLDDVCEFDIPARLDPDVTARLREQAVEAFRALDCQGLARVDFFVTEYDELVLNEVNTMPGFTPISMYPRMWAHTGVEFKELLTILIETAAARGTGLR, from the coding sequence ATGACTGAGCGCAAGACCAAGGTCGCCGTGGTGTTCGGCGGGCGCAGCACCGAGCACACCGTCTCGTGCCTGTCCGCCGGCAGCGTCCTGCCGCACCTGGACCGCACGCGGTTCGAGGTCGTGCCGGTGGGCATCTCGCCCGAGGGCATGTGGGTGATCGGCGCCGACGACACCAAGGCCCTGGAGCAGCGCGACCGGGAACTCCCGTCCGTGAAGAGCCTGGTGCCGGCGTCCGGCGGCGCGTTGACGCCCGTGCAGCCCGGCGTCGCGCTCGCGGACGTGGACGTGGTCTTCCCGCTGCTGCACGGCGCGTGGGGCGAGGACGGCACGATCCAGGGCCTGCTCGAACTCGCCGACCTGCCCTACGTCGGACCGGGCGTGCTGGCGTCGGCCGTGTCCATGGACAAGGAGTTCACCAAGCGCCTGCTGCGCGGCGCGGGCCTGGAGGTGGGGCGCTTCGTCGTGCTGCGCCGCGACCAGGAGACCTTGACGTCCGAGCAGCGCGACGAGCTGGGTCTGCCGGTCTTCGTCAAGCCCGCGCGCGCCGGGTCGTCGGTGGGCATCTCGAAGGTCGTCGACTGGGCGCACCTGGACAGCGCGATCGCGCTGGCGCGCAAGACCGACCCGAAGGTGATCATCGAGGCCGCGACGGTCGGCCGCGAGGTCGAGTGCGGCGTGCTGGAGTTCCCCGACGGCCGGGTCGAGGCGTCGCTGCCCGCCGAACTGCGCATCGTCGGGGGCACGGTCGACTGGTACGACTTCGACGCCAAGTACCTCGACGACGTGTGCGAGTTCGACATCCCGGCCCGGCTCGACCCGGACGTCACCGCGCGGCTGCGCGAGCAGGCCGTCGAGGCGTTCCGCGCGCTGGACTGCCAGGGCCTGGCCCGGGTGGACTTCTTCGTCACCGAGTACGACGAACTGGTCCTCAACGAGGTCAACACGATGCCCGGCTTCACGCCCATCTCGATGTACCCGCGGATGTGGGCGCACACCGGCGTCGAGTTCAAGGAACTGCTGACGATCCTGATCGAGACGGCCGCGGCACGGGGAACGGGCCTGCGCTGA
- a CDS encoding DUF3515 domain-containing protein yields MAPEPERTSLLPRPLLAVAIGLPALLAAGVAAAGLFLGTGSETPGGPTTVPTGPLALVPVPAPKAASPECAGLLAKLPMQLLSSGVTLPRRELAAPAPEGALAWSDSTHSPLVLRCGLDRPADLEPTSQLRIISDVQWLEVADGPNATWYVVDRPVYVALTVPSDAGTGPLQDVSTTIRDTLPKTPVDTRG; encoded by the coding sequence GTGGCACCGGAACCGGAACGCACCTCGCTGCTCCCCCGCCCCCTGCTCGCCGTCGCCATCGGCCTGCCGGCGCTGCTCGCGGCAGGCGTCGCGGCGGCGGGCCTGTTCCTGGGCACCGGCAGCGAGACCCCGGGCGGTCCGACGACCGTGCCGACCGGGCCGCTCGCGCTGGTGCCGGTGCCCGCGCCGAAGGCGGCGTCGCCGGAGTGCGCCGGGCTGCTGGCGAAACTACCCATGCAGCTGCTGTCCTCCGGCGTGACGCTGCCCCGCCGCGAACTCGCCGCGCCCGCGCCCGAAGGGGCCCTGGCGTGGAGCGACTCCACGCACTCGCCGCTCGTGCTGCGGTGCGGCCTCGACCGGCCGGCCGACCTGGAACCCACGTCACAACTCCGGATCATCTCCGACGTCCAGTGGCTGGAGGTGGCCGACGGTCCGAACGCGACCTGGTACGTCGTCGACCGTCCGGTGTACGTGGCGCTGACCGTGCCCTCCGACGCCGGCACGGGGCCGTTGCAGGACGTCTCGACGACCATTCGCGACACCCTGCCCAAGACGCCGGTGGACACCCGGGGCTGA
- a CDS encoding Lrp/AsnC family transcriptional regulator has protein sequence MVHAYILIQTEVGKAAAVAGQISGIPGVATAEDVTGPYDVIVRAEAETVDQLGQLVVARIQNVEGITRTLTCPVVHL, from the coding sequence GTGGTCCACGCATACATCCTCATCCAGACCGAGGTCGGAAAGGCTGCCGCCGTCGCCGGCCAGATCTCCGGCATCCCCGGTGTCGCCACCGCGGAGGACGTCACCGGTCCTTATGACGTCATCGTGCGCGCCGAAGCCGAGACCGTCGACCAGCTCGGCCAGTTGGTCGTCGCGCGCATCCAGAACGTGGAAGGCATCACCCGAACACTGACCTGCCCTGTGGTGCACCTGTAG
- a CDS encoding thiamine-phosphate kinase, which produces MRPDPPRTADTVADVGEFGLIRRVTSGRTQPPSTLLGPGDDAAVVAAPDGRVVACTDVLVEGVHFRLDWSSPEQVGRKAAAVNLADVAAMGAMPTALLIGLACPADTPTSVIEGITAGLWQEAAAAGAGVVGGDLVSSATLVISVTALGDLGGFEPVTRSGAQVGDVVAVCGRLGWAAAGLAVLGRGFRSPVAVVNAQRNPEPPYEAGIRAAEAGATAMIDVSDGLLADLGHIAEESGIGIDVRTELLEVHTRLVDVASALGADARHWVLTGGEDHALAATFPDPRAVPEGWRTIGTVRHGSGVTVDGRAYEKPPGWEHWR; this is translated from the coding sequence GTGCGTCCGGACCCGCCGCGCACTGCGGACACGGTCGCCGACGTGGGTGAGTTCGGTCTCATCCGCCGCGTCACGTCCGGTCGGACGCAGCCGCCCTCCACCCTGCTCGGGCCGGGTGACGACGCGGCGGTGGTCGCCGCGCCGGACGGCCGCGTCGTCGCGTGCACCGACGTCCTCGTCGAGGGTGTCCACTTCAGACTCGACTGGTCGTCCCCGGAGCAGGTCGGGCGCAAGGCGGCGGCGGTGAACCTGGCCGACGTGGCCGCGATGGGCGCCATGCCGACGGCGTTGCTGATCGGGCTCGCGTGCCCGGCGGACACGCCGACCTCGGTGATCGAGGGGATCACCGCGGGCCTGTGGCAGGAGGCCGCTGCGGCGGGCGCGGGCGTGGTCGGCGGCGACCTGGTCAGCTCGGCCACGCTGGTGATCTCCGTGACGGCGCTGGGCGACCTCGGCGGCTTCGAACCCGTGACGCGGTCCGGCGCGCAGGTGGGCGACGTGGTCGCGGTGTGCGGCCGACTCGGCTGGGCGGCGGCTGGTCTGGCCGTGCTGGGCCGCGGTTTCCGCTCACCCGTCGCGGTCGTCAACGCGCAGCGGAACCCCGAACCCCCGTACGAGGCGGGAATCCGGGCTGCCGAAGCCGGCGCCACGGCCATGATCGACGTGTCGGACGGGCTGCTCGCCGATCTCGGGCACATCGCCGAGGAGTCGGGCATCGGCATCGACGTCCGCACCGAGCTGCTGGAGGTGCACACGCGACTCGTCGACGTGGCGTCCGCGCTCGGCGCCGACGCCCGGCACTGGGTGCTGACCGGCGGCGAGGACCACGCGCTCGCCGCGACGTTCCCGGACCCGCGTGCGGTGCCCGAGGGCTGGCGGACGATCGGCACGGTCCGGCACGGCTCGGGTGTGACGGTCGACGGCCGCGCGTACGAGAAACCTCCTGGTTGGGAGCACTGGCGCTAG
- a CDS encoding GNAT family N-acetyltransferase: MRPYDHPDSVKLIAELQQLFVVRYGEADATVVDPAQFAAPAGHFLVGYVDGVPVACGGWRAREEARPPLLAGDAEIKRMYVVDSARGKGYARLLLAALEQAARDAGRTRLVLETGDRQPEAIALYESSGYTPMAGFGHYKDEPGAHYFAKVL, translated from the coding sequence GTGCGGCCGTATGACCATCCGGACTCGGTGAAGTTGATCGCCGAACTCCAGCAGTTGTTCGTCGTGCGCTACGGCGAGGCCGACGCGACCGTGGTCGACCCGGCGCAGTTCGCCGCGCCCGCCGGGCACTTCCTGGTCGGCTACGTCGACGGCGTGCCGGTCGCGTGCGGCGGGTGGCGTGCCCGTGAGGAGGCCCGGCCGCCGCTGCTGGCCGGCGACGCGGAGATCAAGCGCATGTACGTCGTGGACTCCGCGCGCGGCAAGGGCTACGCGCGGCTGCTGCTCGCCGCCCTCGAACAGGCCGCCCGCGACGCCGGGCGCACCCGGCTCGTGCTGGAGACCGGGGACAGGCAGCCCGAGGCCATCGCGCTGTACGAGTCCAGCGGCTACACGCCCATGGCGGGCTTCGGCCACTACAAGGACGAGCCCGGCGCGCACTACTTCGCCAAGGTCCTTTAG
- a CDS encoding uracil-DNA glycosylase: MARPLEEIMEAGWAEALAPVADQIARMGEFLREEVAAGHTYLPAGENVLRAFQQPFHEVRALIVGQDPYPTPGHAVGLSFSVSPETKPIPKSLNNIYREYQEDLGHPKPANGDLTPWTEQGVLLLNRALTVRPGKSNAHQGKGWEPITEQAIKALAARDVPLVAILWGRNARNLKPLLAPYPCVESAHPSPMSADGGFFGSRPFSRANALLVEQGAEPIDWKLP; encoded by the coding sequence GTGGCACGTCCGCTGGAAGAAATCATGGAAGCAGGCTGGGCCGAGGCCCTCGCGCCGGTGGCCGACCAGATCGCCCGCATGGGCGAATTCCTCCGGGAGGAGGTCGCGGCCGGGCACACCTACCTGCCCGCCGGCGAGAACGTGCTGCGCGCGTTCCAGCAGCCCTTCCACGAGGTGCGCGCGCTGATCGTCGGCCAGGACCCGTACCCGACGCCGGGGCACGCGGTCGGTCTGAGCTTCTCCGTCTCGCCGGAGACCAAGCCGATCCCCAAGAGCCTCAACAACATCTACCGGGAGTACCAGGAGGACCTGGGCCACCCGAAGCCCGCCAACGGCGACCTGACGCCGTGGACCGAGCAGGGCGTGCTGCTGCTCAACCGCGCTCTCACCGTGCGGCCGGGCAAGTCGAACGCGCACCAGGGCAAGGGCTGGGAGCCGATCACCGAGCAGGCGATCAAGGCCCTGGCGGCCCGCGACGTGCCGCTGGTCGCGATCCTGTGGGGCCGCAACGCCCGCAACCTCAAGCCGCTGCTCGCGCCGTACCCGTGCGTCGAGTCGGCGCACCCGAGCCCGATGTCCGCCGACGGCGGCTTCTTCGGCTCGCGGCCGTTCAGCCGGGCCAACGCGCTGCTGGTCGAGCAGGGTGCCGAGCCCATCGACTGGAAGCTGCCGTGA
- a CDS encoding RICIN domain-containing protein yields MRIVSAMANGGAFAVNGEREAVVVVAPGAEYTPNAQWYLEIEGQAAEIRSKVTPGCLQADPRPDDPGQGGLVPGNRLIVGECSGEDDQLWRVAGAPKGRWTIGSLVDDTLVLSVGKPTHSADAEIWLGVRGISTASEWTIEPFDS; encoded by the coding sequence GTGCGCATCGTGTCCGCCATGGCCAACGGCGGCGCGTTCGCCGTGAACGGCGAACGCGAGGCCGTGGTCGTGGTCGCCCCGGGCGCGGAGTACACCCCCAACGCCCAGTGGTACCTCGAGATCGAGGGCCAGGCCGCCGAGATCCGCAGCAAGGTCACACCCGGCTGCCTCCAGGCCGACCCCCGGCCCGACGACCCGGGGCAGGGCGGCCTGGTACCCGGCAACCGGCTGATCGTCGGCGAGTGCTCCGGCGAGGACGACCAACTCTGGCGGGTCGCCGGCGCGCCGAAGGGCCGCTGGACCATCGGCTCGCTGGTCGACGACACGCTCGTGCTGTCGGTGGGCAAGCCGACCCACTCGGCCGACGCCGAGATCTGGCTCGGCGTGCGGGGCATCTCGACCGCGTCCGAGTGGACGATCGAGCCGTTCGACTCCTAG
- the rpmB gene encoding 50S ribosomal protein L28: MAAVCDVCGKGPGFGKSVSFSHRRTNRRWNPNIQTVRAKVSSSQRQRLNVCTSCLKAGKVVRG, from the coding sequence GTGGCTGCTGTGTGCGACGTCTGTGGCAAGGGGCCGGGCTTCGGCAAGTCGGTCTCGTTCTCCCACCGGCGCACCAACCGTCGGTGGAACCCGAACATCCAGACCGTGCGCGCGAAGGTGTCCTCTTCGCAGCGGCAGCGGCTGAACGTGTGCACCTCGTGCCTGAAGGCGGGCAAGGTGGTGCGCGGCTGA